GAGGGCGTAATGGGGTAAATGGCGATAACCTCATTGGTAGCGTGTGCCACATGTGCCGCGGCGGTATTGCCGTCGATGGAAACTTTTTGTCGCGTCATGCGTTCCGATCTCCTTGATTGTTGATTGTCGTCCTGCATCGGTAAACCGATGTTCTGTACAGGCCGGCGGATGGTTCATTGCAGAGAGACTTGACCGGCGGGGAAAATTTTGCCGGTTAGTTCCTTGACAATTGGGTCGATAAAGTTGTAATTAAATTCTCGCGTAAAAAAATTCGTATGTTGAAGGAAATTACCCAAAATCGAGTTGGCAAGTCAAGAAAATTTTGCATCCCTGGTCAATAAAGATACATCGTTTGAATCGGTCGGCCTGGTCCTGGGGCAGTCGGAGGGCAGGCCGCGATTTATCGACGATTTGCCGGGAAGGCCGGAAAGCGGCCGGTCGGCGCTTTACCGCCGGGGCAACGGCAGGCTGAGGTCACCACCGGTATTTTCCCGGCAGCATAACGGGGTACGTATGTGGTATGATTCACCACCAAACGGTAACCGGGCCGGTCGACCGCTTTTGCAAACATTGTGATACCACGGATGCTTTGAGAGTGGAGGAGCGTTTTGAAACCTTCAGATACGGATGCCTACCGGGACGATTTTCCCGGAGGGCACAAACAATGGACTTTTTTGAACAATCACGCCCATGTACTTTTATGTCTGGCCAGAAACCCCGATATGGTGTTGAGAGAAGTGGCATTGCAGGTCGGTATCACCGAACGGGCCACGCAAAAAATTATAAAGGATCTGGTCGATTGTGGGGTTATCGAAAGGTACCGTGTGGGGCGTTGTAACAGCTATCGCATCCATCTCGACCTGCCTTTGCGCCACCCTCTGGAGACGCGACATACGGTCGGTGAATTGCTGGCCATGTTTCTTACCGAGGAGGAAATGAGGCGGGCGCGATCGATGGGAATAGCAGGGGCCTGAAACGAAATGCCGGACCGGGGATTTTCCGTTACCCCGATCCGGCATTTTTTTTACATCCATCCAACCAAACAGAACGAACGTCGGTTCTACAGAGGCAGGCTGTCGACAAGTTTTTTGACTTCGCCTACCGAGTGATCGAGCAGGGCCTGTTCATCTTCCGTCAATTCAAATTCGACGATCCTTTCAACGCCGCCGACGCCCAGGATACAAGGCACACCGACATAGTAACCGCTGATCCCGAATTGGCCATCGAGCATAGCGCACACCGGCAACAGTCGCTTCTGGTCATGGATGACGGCTTCGACCATGGCGATGGCACTTGTCGCGGGGGAGATGAAGGCACTGCCGGTTTGCAACAGATGCACCACCTCGCCACCGGCATCCTGCGTGCGCTCGACCAGGCCGGCCATGACCTGGCGGGCTTTGTCTTCGTCGCCGTATTTGTTTTTCAGCAGTTCCAGGGCGGGAATGCCGTTGACATTGGCAAAACGTACAATAGGCACCATGGCGTCACCGTGTCCGCCCAGCACCATGGCGTTGACGTCGCGCACAGAAACGCCGAGTTCCCAGGCGATGAAGGAAGCAAAGCGCGCCGAGTCGAGGACGCCGGCCATACCCATGATCCGTTGGGTAGGAAATCCGGTGATTTTCTGACACAGGGTTACCATGGCATCCAGAGGATTGGACAGTACGATGACAATCGATTCCGGGGCATGGGTTTTGATGCCCTCGGCGACCGTAACCATGATCCGGGCGTTGATTTCTATCAGGTCTTCACGGGTCATGCCCGGTTTGCGCGGGATTCCGGCGGTAACGACCACGATATCGGCTCCGGCGATACAGCTGATATCATTGGAGCCGCAGAGCTGCACGTCGAAATTGGATATGGGAGCTGCCTGCGCGATATCCAGACATTTGCCCTGGGCAAGTCCGTCCTTGATATCGAACATGATGACATTGCCGAGTTCCCGCATGGCCGCGAGATGGGCAATGGAGTTGCCTATCTGGCCGCCTCCGATAAGGGCGATTTTAGGTTTGACCATACTATTTTCCCTCCAGAAAAAGCCGGCGTGCCAGGAAGGTCTGCACGCCGGACCATTGAACGAATTTAAACCATATTATCAATAAGGGCACTGCCGAACTCCGAACATTTCAGCAGTGTGGCGCCGTCCATGAGGCGCTCAAAGTCGTAGGTGACGCGCTTTTGGCCGATGGTTTTCTCCATGGCTCGAACAATCAGCTCGGCGGCCTCTTGCCAGCCGAGGTGTTGCAGCATCAAAACGCCGGACAGAATGACGGATCCGGGGTTGACCTTGTCCAGGTTGGCGTATTTGGGGGCCGTGCCGTGGGTGGCTTCGAAGATGGCATGCCCCGTCTGGTAGTTGATATTGGCCCCTGGCGCGATGCCGATCCCGCCGACCTGTGCGGCCAGCGCATCGGACAGGTAGTCGCCGTTGAGATTCATGGTGGCGATGACATCGAATTCGCTGGCCCGGGTTAAAACCTGTTGCAGGGCAATATCGGCAATGGCGTCCTTTATCATGATCTTCTCCCGCCACTGTCCGTTGCCATGGGTCGGCAGCAGGGTGGCAAGGGTGGCGGCTACTTCCTGACGAATTTCCGCTTGCTGTTCGGGGGTCATCATGGCGTAGCCGGGGTCGATCATGCGGGCGATTTCCTCATCGCCCAGCTCGGGATGATCGTCCTTGTTGGCGAGAATCCAACTCTCGCGGGCGGTTACGATCTGCTCACGGAATTCCCGGGCGGCAAGCTCGTAGCCCCACTGTTTGAAGGCCCCCTCGGTGAATTTCATGATGTTCCCCTTGTGGACCAGGGTCACGGAATGGCGATGGTGATCGATGGCGTACTGGATCGCGGCCCGAATCAGCCGTTCGGTGCGCGGGCGGGAGATCGGTTTGATGCCGATGCCGGTCGCTTCGGAGTAGGGTATTTTGCCTATGCCCATCTGCTGCTGCAGGAAGTGGATGACTTTTTGCGCTTCGGCGCTGCCCGCCTGCCACTCGATGCCGGCGTAGATATCTTCGGTGTTTTCCCGGAAAATAACAATGTCGACGTCCTCGGGTTTTTTGACCGGCGAGGGTACCCCCTCAAAGTAGCGAACCGGTCGCAGGCAGACAAATAGATCGAGTTCCTGACGCAAAGCCACGTTCAAGGAGCGTATGCCGCCCCCTACAGGGGTGGTCAGCGGACCTTTGATGCCGACCAGGAAATCGTTGAAAGCTTGCAGGGTTTCGTCCGGAAGCCACCCGAGCTGCATGTTGAAGGCTTTTTCCCCGGCGTAGACCTCCATCCAGCTGATGCGGCGTTTGCCCTTGTAGGCTTTTTCCACAGCCGCATCAAAAACCCGCACGGCGGCCTGCCATATATCGGGACCGGTGCCGTCACCTTCGATAAAGGGAACAATGGGGTGGTCGGGAACGTGTAGCCGCCCGTTTTTGAGGGTGATTTTTTCGCCTTGAGGAACTTTGAGATGTTGGTAAGTCATGGCAAATTCCTTTTAATGGGAATGACGTCCCTCGGGGACGGTTGTCAGTGTATACGGTTTCCTCAGTCTACAGAAGGGGCAAACCCTGTCAAGGGGGTTCTTCAGCCGGCGGCCAGCCCCTGTTGCGTGATGATGCGGCGCCGGTTAATTCGAAGGTGCGTTATTGGGTGCGGCAGGCTTATGTCCGGAGGTATCCTTTGCGGGGGATTCCGAACCAACGGGGAAAATCTCTGACCTGAGAGCTTTTTCACGGGCCGTGGCCTTTTCCTCTTCGGTCAGTTTGCGTGGAATGCTCAAAGACTGTCCTGGATAAACCTGCCTGGGATCGCGTATCTGGTCGCGGTTGGCCTGGTAGAGTAATGGCCAGAGCAGAGGATCGCCGTAGATTTCCCGCTGCGAGGCAATCGTCCACAGGGTTTCACCGGCTCCGACGCGATAAACCGTCAGGATCGGACGGGGTTTTGGCTTGGGTGGCGAAACGGGACGGGTGGTAATTGCTTTACGCGTTTGCGGGGTTGGCTGACGAACCGGTTCGTGGGGCAGCTGCGCGGTTCGCAGAAGTTCCTGCGAGCGGATTTTCTGTAATTCCCTGTCTGCCTGCTCCCGTTGCGCCTGCAAAATCGCACGGCGGGCGTGGGCCTCGGCAAAAGGCAGGATCTCTCTGGCGAGTTTGTATTTCTTTTTGTCGACCAGAGCTTCGCCGTCACGCAGGGCATCTTGAGCTGCCTGATATTCGTTGGGTGCCAGTACGGCGGCTTCCGCCGCCAGGGCTTCGTCCAGCGCGGTGCGGGCCGATTGCAACTCCTGTAGCGGGGGGGCGACACACCCCCCCGCCATCATAAGCAGAGTCAGCAAAAGTAAAACAAGTCTTGCCATAGTCCACTTTCGTCGTCTTTGCAATCACCGAAGGATTACGTTAAGGCGATCGAGGCCCGAAAAACCCGGGCCGCAGCGGCTAATTGTTTCGGACCGCGCGCCGGATGGAGAGTTCCCGCAACTGTTTGTCGTCGACAGCACCAGGCGCTTCCGATAACAGGCAGGTGGCTTTCTGGGTTTTGGGGAAGGCGATAACGTCACGTATGGAATCGGATCCGGTCAGGATCATCATCAAACGGTCGAGTCCGAAGGCAATGCCACCGTGAGGGGGCGCTCCGTAGCTCAGGGCGCCGAGCAGGAATCCGAATTTTTCCTCGGCTTCCTCGGCCGTGATGCCCATCAGGGAGAACATCTTGTTCTGTATCTCGCGGTTATGGATACGGATACTGCCACCGCCGATTTCGGAGCCGTTCAACACCAGGTCGTAGGCTTTGGCGCGAGCGCTGCCGGGATCGCCGTCGAGGAGCGCAATGTCTTCATCGAGAGGTGCCGTGAAGGGATGATGCACCGCCACGTGACGCCGGGCCTCACCGTCCCACTCCAACAGGGGAAAGTCGGTGACCCAGGCAAACCGGAAGTCGTCCTTGCGCGCCAATCCCAGTTTTTGTCCGAGATGACCGCGCAGGCGGCCGAGGGATTCGTTGGCAACCTTGAAGGTGTCGGCGGCAAACAGCAGCAAGTCGCCGGGCTCGGAGCCGGCCGCTTCGTCGATGAGGGCGATTTCCTTTTCCGTGAAAAATTTAGCGATGGGCGACTGCCAGGAACCGTCTTCCTGTATTTTAACGTAAGCCAGCCCTTTGGCACCGTAAATTTTTACGAAATCGGTCAAATCGTCGATTTCCTTGCGGGAGAAGGACGCGCATTGTTTGGCGTTGAGCAGTTTGACGATGCCGCCTTTTTTCACCGCGTCGGCAAAGACTTTGAAACCGCAGTCCTTGGCGATGTTGGAAATTTCCACCAGCTCCAGATCGAATCGCATATCCGGGTTGTCGACACCGAAGCGGGCCATGGACTCGGTGTAGGTTATGCGCGGCATGGGCAGCGAAAGCTCGATGCCGAGGATTTGCTGAAACACGGTGGCGATCATCGCCTCCATGATATCCATGATGTCCTGGCGGTCTACAAAACTCAATTCGCAGTCGATCTGGGTGAATTCGGGCTGGCGATCGGCGCGCAGGTCTTCGTCCCGGAAACATTTGACGATCTGGTAGTAACGATCGAAGCCGGACACCATGAGCAACTGTTTGAACAGCTGCGGCGATTGCGGCAGAGCGTAAAACATGCCGGGGTTGACGCGGCTCGGCACCAGATAGTCACGCGCCCCTTCCGGGGTGCTTTTGGTCAGGACAGGCGTTTCGACTTCTATGAAGCCCGTATCGTTGAGGTAGTTGCGCACGATCTGAGCGACTTTGTGGCGCAGCACCAGGTTGGATTGCAAAGCCGGGCGCCGCAGGTCGAGGTAGCGGTGCTTGAGACGGATGTTTTCCGCGACATCGACATTGTCCTCGATTAAAAACGGCGGCGTCTCCGCACCGTTGAGCATGCGCAGTTCCTTGACCTCGACTTCAACCTCGCCGGTGGCCATTTTAGGATTGACTGTGCCCTCGGGGCGCGCGGAAACGATGCCCCGCACGGCGACCACGTATTCGTTCCGGACCCGCTCGGCCTTGGCGTGCGCCTCAGGGTCGCGGTCAGGGTCGAGGGCCAGCTGGGCGATACCCTGGCGATCGCGCAGATCGATGAAAATCAGGCCACCGTGGTCGCGACGCCGCTGGACCCAGCCCATAAGACACACTTCTTTGCCGGTGTCGGCGGCGGTAATGCTGCCGCAGAAATGGCTTCTTTTCCAATCACCCAGAATATCGATCAAGTTCGGCTCCTTGCTGATGCAGATAATAATTCAAGAAGGCGGCACATTCGTTGGAATCCTGCCGTAAAAGCGAATTGCAAATTATACGGGCTGCCGCCGAAGATCGTCAAGCAGTTAAACGCGATGCTGCGCGGCGCGGCTAGTTTCCTCGTGTCTTTTCCAGCAGGGCCTGCTCTATGCCCTCCAGGGCGATGGGTTCCTGGCTGCCATTGTCCATGTCGCGAAGCTGGGCCTGGCCCGAGGCCAGTTCTTCCTCGCCGAGCATGAGCACATAGCGGGCATTCAGCTTGCCGGCCCGGCGCATCTGGGCCTTAAGGCTTTTGCCTGTAAAGGCCATCTCCGCGCGCAGGTCGAGTCGCTGCAGGCGATACATGAGGGCAAACGCCTTTTGGCCGGCGGCTTCGCCCAGGGCGGCCAGAAATACGTCGGGTCTGGGCGGCTGAACCTGCTGTTCCCCCTTCATCAGCACCAGCCGTTCAACGCCCATGGCAAATCCGATGCCGGGCAGAGCGGGGCCGCCCAGTTCCTTGATGAGGCCGTCGTAACGACCGCCGGCCGCTACGGCGTTCTGGGAGCCGAGTTGATTGGTGACCATTTCGAAGGTGGTTTTGGTGTAGTAATCCAGGCCGCGAACCATGCGTGCGTTGATGGTGTAGTCGATCTGGAGTTCCTGCAGGTGTTGCCGGACCTGGGCGAAGTGGTCATTGCAACCGCTGCAAAGCAGGTCCAGAACCGAAGGCGCATCCTTGGTGGCTTCCTGGCAGGCTGGCACCTTGCAATCCAGCACCCGCAAAGGATTGGTCTGATAGCGTCGCTGGCAGTCCGCACACAGCTTGTCCAGGCGGCTTTCCAGGTAGCCGGTAAGAGCCTGGCGGTATTGGGGGCGGCATTCCTGGCAGCCCAGGGAGTTGACATGAAGTTCCACGTTGTCGATGCCCACGGCATCGAAATAGTGGCACAGCATGGCCAGAACCTGGGCGTCCATCATGGGATCGTCGACACCGATGGCTTCGGCGCCGATTTGATGGAACTGCCGGTAACGACCTTTTTGCGGGCGTTCGTAGCGGAACATGGGGCCCATGTAATACAGTTTGGATACGGGATCCAGGGCATGCAATTTATGCTCGATGAAAGAACGCATGACCGGTGCCGTTCCTTCGGGACGCAGGGTCAGGGAATTGCTGCTGCGATCATCGAAGGTATACATTTCCTTTTCCACGATATCGGTGGTTTCGCCGATGGAACGGCAGAACAGCTCGGTTTTTTCGACGACGGGAACGCGGATTTCGGCAAACCCGTACAATTTAAAAATGCGGTGTGCCTCACGTTCCAGAAACTGCCAGGTTTCAACGTCGCTCGGGAGAATGTCGTTCATTCCCTTAATGCCTGATATGCTCACAATAGATCCCTTCTTTCATGGTGTCATGGCCGCTGCGGCAAATGGTTGATCCCGGAGGTCAGGGTGCTGCCGAGGGCAATAGAAGGCCCGCTGGCGCAATGGCTAGCGGGCGATATTTATAATGCTTTCGGGTTGAAACTTCCGCTTGCGGCGGAGCGGTTATGCGTCGTCCGCCGGCTCGTCTTTCATCTCCGCCAGTTGCCAGGCGCCGCGTACCGCGTTACGGCATTGCTTGCCGGCATACATGGCCTTGTCGGCCAGGTGGATAATCTCCTGCTTGGTGCCGGCATCGGTTGGATAGGTCGCATATCCGACAGTGGCTGTGATTTTCGCAGGGTTGTCGCTGGTCGGGAAAAATACATGTTCCTGAATGGAGCGGCGGATACGTTCGGCGACCACGGCGGCGCCTTCGCAGCCGGTTTCCACCAGAAAGCCGGTGAACTCATCGCCGCCGTAGCGGAACAGGACATCCGAGTCCCGGACACATTGACGCAAAAGTTCCGCGACGTCCTTGAGGGCTTGGCTGCCGGCCAGGTGTCCGCGGGTATCGTTGATCTGCTTGAAAAAATCAAGGTCGATGAAGACCAGGGAAAATTCCAGTCCGTAACGCTCGGCGCGCAGAATTTCCTGCTCCAGGATCATCTGCAGGTATCGATAGTTGTGCAATCCGGTCAAATCATCGATGAAGATCAGATCCCGGGCGCTTTTAAAACGGCAGGCATTTTCGAATCCCAGGGCCGTCTGCTCCAACAGGTAACACAGGTTCTCGCGGGGCAGGTCGGAGTCAAAGTCTTTTTCCAGCGGATTGCATAATACCATGGCGCCGTGCAGGCCGTAGGGCGAGCGCAAGGGGAAAATGCCGATGGTATGTAACCCCTCGGGAAGTTGCGGGGCCTCCGGCAGCTCCGTCCGGGTCAATATGCGCAGTTCGGTGCCGTTGGTGAGATGATCCTGCAAGGCATCCATGAGGGCCATCGCTTCGGTTTCCTGCAGATCTTTGGTGCTCGCCAGTTGCGAAATCTGACCATCGTTGATCAGGCAGGCCAGGCCGCGCCCCCCGCCGGCTTCCTGCAGAACGGCGGCAAGCGCTTCGGTGAATAATTGATCGAGGTCGAACTGGGCCGCCAGGTGTTGCCCGCGTTGGTGCAGCTGGATTTGAGCTTTGAGGACAAAGTTTTCGTCGAGCAGATGGCGTTGTTCGAGGCAGGTGTGGACGACATGCAGCAGTTCCGTCGGATCGAAAGGTTTGATGAGGTAATCGCGCGCCCCATTTTTAAGTGCCTGAATGGCCGATTCGACGGAGGCGTGTCCCGTGACCAGAACAACATCCGGGGGGTTGCGGAGTTTGCGGCAGTGATCGAGTATACCCATCCCGCTCATGCCAGGCATGACCAGATCTGCAAGCACGATATCGATATCACCTTGGGCAAGCCGGATGACGGCATCCTCGCCTGACGAGGCAGTCTCCACCTGATAACCATTTTCGCTGAGGAGGTTGGCGTAAAGACGGCGAAAAAAAAGCTCGTCATCTACAACCAGGATGGTTGAGGATTTCATCCGGATATTCTCCAAGTTAAATGATTGAATAAACTAACAAAGCCGTCTCGGGCTGTCAACGGAAAAGCCCGTTGTGCCAGGATCTTACGTGCCACCTGTCGTTTTTGAGGTCAAAGCTCAGGGTCCCGTGCAGGTCCGTTCGCCACAGGGGGAGTCGATACCTGTCGAGGCGATGCAGTGTTTGCCGGTGGGGAAAACCGAAGGGATTGTTATGGCCGAGGCTGGCGAAAACCACATGAGGGTGGAAGTGTTCGCACAGCCTGTCGACGGGGCTGGTACGGCTGCCGTGGTGGGGCAGCTTCAGGAGGGTCACGGGGCGAACTGCCGTGGCCCGCAATAAATGGGCGATTCCCGGGCCTTCGAGGTCGCCGGTCAAAAGTACGCCGTTGCGGCCGTAGCGGGCATAAAACACCATGGACCGATCATTGAGGTTGGCAGATGTCTGCGGGGGGACGAACAGGGATACTTCCGAATGATCGGAGGCCTCGACGGTTGTCCAGCCCGGTGAGAAGGTGCGCACCGGGATGTGCCGTTCCTGGAGTACTCGGCGCAAGGGCGGCCAGAGATCCTCACGGGGTATCGTGCTCCAGAAGGATTCCACCGGAAAGTGCTTGAGTATGTGAACCAGACCATCGCGATGGTCAGGATGGTCATGGCTCAGAATGACCGCGGTCAGTCTTTGGATGCCGAGACGCCCCAGTGCCGGTGCGACCAGGCGTTCGCCGGTATCGAAGCTGCTGCGGGGCATGCCGCCGCCGTCTATCAGGTAGTGCCGCCCCGCCTTGTCCGATACCAGCAAGGCATCTC
This DNA window, taken from Syntrophotalea carbinolica DSM 2380, encodes the following:
- a CDS encoding LysM peptidoglycan-binding domain-containing protein; the protein is MARLVLLLLTLLMMAGGCVAPPLQELQSARTALDEALAAEAAVLAPNEYQAAQDALRDGEALVDKKKYKLAREILPFAEAHARRAILQAQREQADRELQKIRSQELLRTAQLPHEPVRQPTPQTRKAITTRPVSPPKPKPRPILTVYRVGAGETLWTIASQREIYGDPLLWPLLYQANRDQIRDPRQVYPGQSLSIPRKLTEEEKATAREKALRSEIFPVGSESPAKDTSGHKPAAPNNAPSN
- the aspS gene encoding aspartate--tRNA ligase; protein product: MIDILGDWKRSHFCGSITAADTGKEVCLMGWVQRRRDHGGLIFIDLRDRQGIAQLALDPDRDPEAHAKAERVRNEYVVAVRGIVSARPEGTVNPKMATGEVEVEVKELRMLNGAETPPFLIEDNVDVAENIRLKHRYLDLRRPALQSNLVLRHKVAQIVRNYLNDTGFIEVETPVLTKSTPEGARDYLVPSRVNPGMFYALPQSPQLFKQLLMVSGFDRYYQIVKCFRDEDLRADRQPEFTQIDCELSFVDRQDIMDIMEAMIATVFQQILGIELSLPMPRITYTESMARFGVDNPDMRFDLELVEISNIAKDCGFKVFADAVKKGGIVKLLNAKQCASFSRKEIDDLTDFVKIYGAKGLAYVKIQEDGSWQSPIAKFFTEKEIALIDEAAGSEPGDLLLFAADTFKVANESLGRLRGHLGQKLGLARKDDFRFAWVTDFPLLEWDGEARRHVAVHHPFTAPLDEDIALLDGDPGSARAKAYDLVLNGSEIGGGSIRIHNREIQNKMFSLMGITAEEAEEKFGFLLGALSYGAPPHGGIAFGLDRLMMILTGSDSIRDVIAFPKTQKATCLLSEAPGAVDDKQLRELSIRRAVRNN
- the icd gene encoding NADP-dependent isocitrate dehydrogenase, whose amino-acid sequence is MTYQHLKVPQGEKITLKNGRLHVPDHPIVPFIEGDGTGPDIWQAAVRVFDAAVEKAYKGKRRISWMEVYAGEKAFNMQLGWLPDETLQAFNDFLVGIKGPLTTPVGGGIRSLNVALRQELDLFVCLRPVRYFEGVPSPVKKPEDVDIVIFRENTEDIYAGIEWQAGSAEAQKVIHFLQQQMGIGKIPYSEATGIGIKPISRPRTERLIRAAIQYAIDHHRHSVTLVHKGNIMKFTEGAFKQWGYELAAREFREQIVTARESWILANKDDHPELGDEEIARMIDPGYAMMTPEQQAEIRQEVAATLATLLPTHGNGQWREKIMIKDAIADIALQQVLTRASEFDVIATMNLNGDYLSDALAAQVGGIGIAPGANINYQTGHAIFEATHGTAPKYANLDKVNPGSVILSGVLMLQHLGWQEAAELIVRAMEKTIGQKRVTYDFERLMDGATLLKCSEFGSALIDNMV
- a CDS encoding GGDEF domain-containing response regulator; this encodes MKSSTILVVDDELFFRRLYANLLSENGYQVETASSGEDAVIRLAQGDIDIVLADLVMPGMSGMGILDHCRKLRNPPDVVLVTGHASVESAIQALKNGARDYLIKPFDPTELLHVVHTCLEQRHLLDENFVLKAQIQLHQRGQHLAAQFDLDQLFTEALAAVLQEAGGGRGLACLINDGQISQLASTKDLQETEAMALMDALQDHLTNGTELRILTRTELPEAPQLPEGLHTIGIFPLRSPYGLHGAMVLCNPLEKDFDSDLPRENLCYLLEQTALGFENACRFKSARDLIFIDDLTGLHNYRYLQMILEQEILRAERYGLEFSLVFIDLDFFKQINDTRGHLAGSQALKDVAELLRQCVRDSDVLFRYGGDEFTGFLVETGCEGAAVVAERIRRSIQEHVFFPTSDNPAKITATVGYATYPTDAGTKQEIIHLADKAMYAGKQCRNAVRGAWQLAEMKDEPADDA
- the mdh gene encoding malate dehydrogenase, giving the protein MVKPKIALIGGGQIGNSIAHLAAMRELGNVIMFDIKDGLAQGKCLDIAQAAPISNFDVQLCGSNDISCIAGADIVVVTAGIPRKPGMTREDLIEINARIMVTVAEGIKTHAPESIVIVLSNPLDAMVTLCQKITGFPTQRIMGMAGVLDSARFASFIAWELGVSVRDVNAMVLGGHGDAMVPIVRFANVNGIPALELLKNKYGDEDKARQVMAGLVERTQDAGGEVVHLLQTGSAFISPATSAIAMVEAVIHDQKRLLPVCAMLDGQFGISGYYVGVPCILGVGGVERIVEFELTEDEQALLDHSVGEVKKLVDSLPL
- the hisS gene encoding histidine--tRNA ligase, which codes for MNDILPSDVETWQFLEREAHRIFKLYGFAEIRVPVVEKTELFCRSIGETTDIVEKEMYTFDDRSSNSLTLRPEGTAPVMRSFIEHKLHALDPVSKLYYMGPMFRYERPQKGRYRQFHQIGAEAIGVDDPMMDAQVLAMLCHYFDAVGIDNVELHVNSLGCQECRPQYRQALTGYLESRLDKLCADCQRRYQTNPLRVLDCKVPACQEATKDAPSVLDLLCSGCNDHFAQVRQHLQELQIDYTINARMVRGLDYYTKTTFEMVTNQLGSQNAVAAGGRYDGLIKELGGPALPGIGFAMGVERLVLMKGEQQVQPPRPDVFLAALGEAAGQKAFALMYRLQRLDLRAEMAFTGKSLKAQMRRAGKLNARYVLMLGEEELASGQAQLRDMDNGSQEPIALEGIEQALLEKTRGN
- a CDS encoding helix-turn-helix transcriptional regulator — its product is MKPSDTDAYRDDFPGGHKQWTFLNNHAHVLLCLARNPDMVLREVALQVGITERATQKIIKDLVDCGVIERYRVGRCNSYRIHLDLPLRHPLETRHTVGELLAMFLTEEEMRRARSMGIAGA